A stretch of Paenibacillus mucilaginosus 3016 DNA encodes these proteins:
- a CDS encoding ABC transporter substrate-binding protein, with protein MKRIRRFGKASAAVLLSSMLVLSACGGGDSTPAASGNSGSGGDSGKKVQLQMWFWQGASFEKIIPEFNRTHPNIEIVPQIYKWEDAHKKLLTAMSAGSGAPDIAMVDISQLDQFTKYPDKFYDLNEFGAKDIAKDYLDWKWKQSMAGDKQLGLPTDIGPMVLYYRQDLFQQAGLPFEPDDVAAKIKTWDDFLAAGKVLKEKTGADILSNPTELYNAIRDQGDELYFDKDNNLIIDKNPQVKKALDYFKKSREMGIAGTYDQKNALQEYSAALNSGKIATYISAAWGRGHVETRAPDTKGKWRAAKIPEGTGNMGGSFLMIPKQGKYSKEAYEAISWLVSPQQQLEIFKISGNFPSTPSVYGDKAFTETGYEFWGGQKLGVLYSEVAKAVKVQRKGPDYATVDTIIGDGLQAVAVDKNKDAEKEFWALVEKAKAKLKNK; from the coding sequence ATGAAGAGGATTCGTCGGTTCGGCAAGGCATCGGCTGCGGTGCTGCTCTCGTCCATGCTGGTACTCAGTGCCTGTGGGGGGGGCGACAGCACCCCGGCAGCGTCCGGGAACAGCGGCAGCGGCGGGGACAGCGGCAAGAAGGTGCAGCTGCAGATGTGGTTCTGGCAGGGCGCCTCATTCGAGAAAATCATTCCGGAATTCAACCGCACGCACCCGAATATCGAGATTGTGCCGCAGATCTACAAGTGGGAGGATGCGCACAAGAAGCTTCTGACCGCCATGTCGGCCGGCTCCGGGGCACCGGATATCGCGATGGTCGATATCTCCCAGCTGGACCAGTTCACGAAGTATCCCGACAAATTCTACGACCTGAACGAATTCGGGGCGAAGGACATCGCCAAGGATTATCTCGATTGGAAATGGAAGCAGTCCATGGCCGGCGACAAGCAGCTCGGGCTGCCGACGGATATCGGGCCCATGGTGCTCTACTACCGGCAGGACCTGTTCCAGCAGGCGGGACTGCCGTTCGAACCGGACGACGTCGCGGCGAAGATCAAGACGTGGGACGACTTCCTGGCGGCAGGCAAGGTGCTCAAGGAGAAGACCGGCGCGGACATTCTCTCCAACCCGACCGAGCTCTACAATGCGATCCGCGACCAGGGCGACGAGCTCTACTTTGACAAGGACAACAACCTCATTATCGATAAAAATCCGCAGGTGAAAAAAGCACTGGACTACTTCAAAAAGTCGCGTGAGATGGGCATTGCAGGCACGTACGACCAGAAGAACGCGCTGCAGGAATACTCGGCGGCTCTCAACTCCGGCAAGATCGCCACATACATCTCCGCGGCCTGGGGCCGGGGGCATGTCGAGACGCGGGCCCCGGACACGAAGGGCAAGTGGCGTGCGGCCAAAATTCCAGAAGGCACGGGCAACATGGGCGGTTCGTTCCTCATGATTCCGAAGCAGGGCAAGTACAGCAAGGAAGCGTACGAAGCGATCTCCTGGCTCGTATCGCCGCAGCAGCAGCTGGAAATTTTCAAAATCTCGGGCAACTTCCCGTCCACTCCGTCGGTCTACGGCGACAAGGCGTTCACGGAGACCGGGTATGAGTTCTGGGGCGGCCAGAAGCTCGGCGTGCTGTACTCCGAAGTGGCGAAGGCGGTCAAGGTCCAGCGCAAGGGACCGGATTACGCGACGGTGGATACAATCATCGGGGACGGTCTCCAGGCCGTCGCCGTAGACAAGAACAAGGACGCCGAGAAAGAATTCTGGGCGCTCGTCGAGAAAGCCAAAGCCAAGCTCAAAAATAAATAA
- a CDS encoding response regulator transcription factor has protein sequence MFTIMVADDEASVREPVCRLLSRMEGVDRVLAAGDGREAMQLLENQPVQLVITDIRMPAVDGLQLAGHIRSAYPETEVYVLTGHAEFDYARQAVQYGVADYLLKPLSKKKLEEIYSTSYGKYRQRKEVRQVDAIRHRALLEKRIHDLLHDVPLPDFDRGLIPPYEKIVLVSFSTKDLQSLGEASVRYFIRGCAEEAFNRLGPAVVCVENRLVTIVLFSPREDKAAWEREVRETAVWMEEKLRVPVKTGYGGCTDDIKDLSLMYIRSMAALGFTELSRRGDAGGKLAPVVRALLGYVHREYAGAAQLTDFAQNHQINPNYLSNLFHQETGMTYSQYLTQHRLTEAKRLLRETQLKIYEVCEKVGYKDPAYFSRLFKTVEGQSPNDYRASAGGA, from the coding sequence GTGTTCACGATCATGGTAGCCGACGATGAAGCGAGCGTCAGGGAGCCGGTCTGCCGGCTGCTGTCGCGCATGGAAGGGGTCGACCGGGTGCTGGCGGCAGGCGACGGCCGGGAGGCGATGCAGCTGCTCGAGAACCAGCCGGTGCAGCTCGTGATTACGGACATCCGGATGCCGGCGGTGGACGGCCTGCAGCTCGCCGGCCATATCCGCAGCGCGTATCCGGAGACGGAGGTTTATGTGCTGACCGGGCATGCCGAGTTCGATTATGCCCGGCAGGCGGTGCAGTATGGGGTGGCCGACTATCTGCTGAAGCCCCTCTCGAAGAAAAAGCTGGAGGAGATCTACAGCACCTCCTACGGCAAGTACCGGCAGCGGAAGGAGGTCCGGCAGGTCGATGCCATCCGTCACCGGGCCCTGCTCGAGAAGCGGATCCACGATCTGCTGCACGATGTGCCGCTGCCGGATTTTGACCGGGGCCTCATCCCCCCTTACGAGAAAATCGTGCTCGTCTCTTTCTCCACCAAGGATCTGCAGTCGCTTGGAGAGGCATCGGTGCGCTATTTTATCCGGGGCTGCGCTGAGGAGGCGTTCAACCGGCTGGGGCCGGCCGTGGTCTGCGTGGAAAACCGGCTGGTAACCATCGTGCTGTTCTCGCCGAGGGAGGATAAGGCTGCCTGGGAGCGGGAAGTCCGGGAGACGGCCGTCTGGATGGAGGAGAAGCTGCGCGTGCCGGTGAAGACGGGGTACGGCGGATGCACCGACGACATCAAGGACCTCAGCCTGATGTATATCCGCTCGATGGCGGCTCTCGGCTTCACGGAGCTCTCCCGCAGAGGGGATGCGGGCGGGAAGCTGGCGCCGGTCGTGCGCGCACTACTCGGCTACGTCCACCGTGAATATGCCGGGGCGGCGCAGCTCACGGATTTTGCCCAGAATCATCAGATCAACCCGAACTATCTCAGCAATCTGTTCCACCAGGAGACCGGCATGACCTATTCCCAGTACCTGACCCAGCACCGGCTCACGGAAGCGAAGCGGCTGCTCCGGGAGACGCAGCTCAAGATCTATGAAGTATGCGAGAAGGTGGGCTACAAGGATCCGGCTTACTTCAGCCGCCTGTTCAAGACGGTGGAGGGGCAGTCGCCGAACGATTACCGGGCCTCCGCCGGGGGTGCCTAG